A portion of the Magnolia sinica isolate HGM2019 chromosome 17, MsV1, whole genome shotgun sequence genome contains these proteins:
- the LOC131230427 gene encoding acyltransferase GLAUCE-like, giving the protein MEESVTLISPKNPIPIETVFLSNIDQTVAFPVETVFFFETLASVPKSDIVERVKASVSVFLLVPYYFMAGRLNFNLESNRLELVCNNAGVPFVGATSMLRLKDLGNVSLPNPSFQHLILRTDLFKSLKEIPLFTIQVTRFKCGGFSIGFVINHSILDGKSAAEMFQNLASICRGEGLKTHVLNNDRTCIKARIPPQIKYPHKEYIKLTEITNIPSSFTSANQPSPPQSLLNVSHNHNHKLFHFTPEMITTLKNKAMIKCSTFEAMVAHLWKSRTRAVFEDPCGVSSVLFAVDIRSKITPPLPHGFVGNAVVTACASAKVVDLNKESLGFCVEKVKEAIEMVTDEYVKSVVDWLEVYRGVPSTLDGNFYVSAWWKLPFHELDFGYGRPTYGGPVVSGMNEFVLLLSDGIEVRRGGGVNVWMALEQEKMEKFMMHVFEM; this is encoded by the exons ATGGAAGAATCTGTTACACTCATTTCTCCAAAGAATCCAATTCCAATCGAAACAGTTTTCCTTTCAAACATAGACCAAACAGTAGCTTTTCCTGTTGAGACTGTTTTCTTCTTTGAGACTCTGGCAAGTGTGCCAAAATCAGATATTGTGGAGAGGGTGAAGGCATCGGTTTCTGTATTCCTGCTTGTACCATACTATTTTATGGCGGGTAGATTGAATTTCAACCTTGAAAGCAACAGGTTGGAGCTGGTCTGCAACAACGCGGGAGTACCATTTGTTGGTGCAACGTCAATGCTTAGATTGAAGGATCTTGGGAATGTTTCTCTCCCAAATCCATCATTTCAGCATCTGATCCTTAGGACTGATTTGTTTAAGAGTCTTAAGGAAATTCCCCTTTTTACAATTCAG GTCACAAGATTCAAATGTGGAGGCTTCTCAATTGGGTTTGTGATCAACCACAGCATACTTGATGGGAAATCAGCGGCTGAGATGTTCCAAAACCTGGCCTCCATCTGCAGGGGTGAAGGCCTCAAGACCCATGTCCTCAACAATGACAGGACATGTATCAAAGCAAGAATCCCACCTCAAATTAAATACCCACATAAGGAATACATAAAGCTAACTGAAATAACTAACATTCCCTCCTCATTTACATCAGCCAACCAACCTTCCCCACCTCAATCCCTCTTAAACgtctcacacaatcacaaccacaaACTTTTCCACTTCACACCTGAAATGATCACCACCCTAAAAAACAAGGCCATGATCAAGTGCTCAACGTTTGAagccatggtggcccacctgtggAAATCAAGGACAAGGGCTGTCTTTGAAGACCCATGTGGGGTTTCATCAGTACTCTTTGCTGTGGACATTAGGAGCAAGATAACTCCACCCTTGCCACATGGGTTTGTTGGGAATGCTGTCGTAACAGCTTGTGCAAGTGCAAAGGTGGTGGACTTGAATAAGGAGTCTTTGGGGTTTTGTGTTGAGAAGGTGAAGGAAGCAATAGAGATGGTGACAGATGAGTATGTGAAATCAGTGGTGGATTGGTTGGAGGTTTATAGAGGGGTACCTTCCACTTTGGATGGGAATTTTTATGTGTCAGCTTGGTGGAAGCTGCCCTTCCATGAGCTGGATTTTGGGTATGGGAGGCCCACTTATGGTGGCCCAGTTGTGAGTGGAATGAATGAGTTTGTGCTGTTGCTCTCTGATGGTATTGAGGTGAGGAGAGGTGGAGGTGTCAATGTATGGATGGCCTTAGAACAAGAGAAGATGGAGaaattcatgatgcatgtgtttgagATGTAG